In Streptomyces puniciscabiei, a single genomic region encodes these proteins:
- a CDS encoding DUF6131 family protein, with protein MIALGIILLIVGFLLHIGILWTIGIILLVIGLILFLLGSVGHAVGGRRHYW; from the coding sequence ATGATCGCCCTCGGCATCATCCTGCTCATCGTCGGATTCCTCCTGCATATCGGCATCCTGTGGACGATCGGGATCATCCTGCTCGTCATCGGGCTCATCCTGTTCCTTCTCGGCTCCGTGGGACACGCCGTCGGCGGTCGACGTCACTACTGGTAG
- a CDS encoding DUF4369 domain-containing protein yields MSVTRSHHTRALAAGALSAALLSTGTAGAVAATGTPAPKPTMTRTGMPSMKPSRTPTAMGSISVSANRKAVKVGNTVVFTGRVKGIKAGSTLVLQHRHNGKWTTLKTTAVVNKNGTYTIKRTFTKKGTEQVRVATKSGTFHSSPLTVQVS; encoded by the coding sequence ATGAGCGTCACCCGAAGCCATCACACCCGTGCGCTCGCCGCCGGTGCCCTGTCCGCCGCCCTGCTGTCGACCGGTACGGCGGGAGCCGTCGCAGCGACCGGGACACCGGCCCCCAAGCCCACCATGACCCGCACCGGCATGCCGAGCATGAAGCCGTCGCGGACGCCGACCGCGATGGGCTCGATCAGCGTCTCGGCCAACCGCAAGGCCGTCAAGGTGGGCAACACCGTCGTGTTCACCGGCCGTGTCAAAGGCATCAAGGCCGGTTCCACGCTGGTGCTCCAGCACAGGCACAACGGCAAGTGGACCACGCTGAAGACCACAGCCGTCGTCAACAAGAACGGCACCTACACGATCAAGCGGACGTTCACCAAAAAGGGCACCGAGCAAGTGCGGGTGGCGACCAAGTCCGGCACGTTCCACTCGTCGCCGCTCACCGTTCAGGTCAGTTGA
- a CDS encoding DUF3147 family protein codes for MPEIVLKACAGGLFVVAFALVAEAVQPKRLAGIFAAAPSVALASLILTVVFKGSHDASLAARGMIGGAVAFTAYTLADVPALGRLGALRGSATALVMWLALAAAVTFAVAP; via the coding sequence TTGCCGGAGATCGTCCTGAAAGCCTGCGCCGGTGGCCTGTTCGTCGTGGCGTTCGCCCTGGTGGCCGAGGCCGTCCAGCCCAAACGGCTGGCCGGCATCTTCGCCGCGGCGCCCTCAGTGGCCCTGGCCAGTCTGATCCTGACCGTCGTGTTCAAAGGCAGCCATGACGCGTCACTGGCAGCCCGCGGCATGATCGGCGGAGCGGTCGCGTTTACCGCCTACACCCTCGCCGATGTGCCCGCCTTGGGCAGGCTCGGGGCACTGCGCGGCTCGGCGACAGCGCTCGTGATGTGGCTCGCGCTGGCGGCCGCCGTCACCTTTGCGGTGGCACCATGA